The Streptomyces tendae genome has a window encoding:
- a CDS encoding long-chain fatty acid--CoA ligase gives MCAQSAQPVPTPGNVAQEDAVLSTMQDVPLLISRILTHGSSIHGTSQVITWTGEGAPQRRSYAEIGARAAQLAHALREDLGVTGDERVATLMWNNAEHVEAYFAIPSMGAVLHTLNLRLPAEQLAWIVNHAADRVVIVNGSLIPLIAPLLPHLKTLEHVVVSGPGDRSALAAADVRVHEYEDLLAGRPVAYDWPELDERAAAAMCYTSGTTGDPKGVVYSHRSIYLHSMQVNMTQSMGLTDQDTSLVVVPQFHVNAWGLPHATFMSGVNMLMPDRFLQPAPLAEMIESEKPTHAAAVPTIWQGLLAELTARPRNVSALTQVTIGGSACPPSLMEAFDKLGMRVCHAWGMTETSPLGTVARPPAHAVGTDEEFAYRLTQGRFPAGVEARLTGPGGERLPWDGESAGELEVRGPWIAGAYYNGPDAEPLRPADKFSEDGWLKTGDVGTISADGFLTLTDRAKDVIKSGGEWISSVELENALMAHPDVAEAAVVAVPDDKWGERPLATVVLKEGATADFTTLRAFLQEERRVAKWQLPERWTVIEAVPKTSVGKFDKKVLRRQYAEGTLDVTQI, from the coding sequence ATGTGCGCACAATCAGCGCAACCCGTACCGACGCCAGGCAATGTCGCCCAGGAGGACGCCGTGCTGAGCACCATGCAGGACGTACCGCTGCTGATCTCGAGGATCCTGACCCACGGGTCGTCGATCCACGGCACTTCGCAGGTGATCACCTGGACCGGCGAGGGAGCCCCGCAGCGTCGTTCCTACGCGGAGATCGGCGCCCGCGCTGCCCAGCTGGCGCACGCCCTGCGCGAGGACCTCGGTGTCACGGGCGACGAACGGGTCGCCACCCTGATGTGGAACAACGCCGAGCACGTCGAGGCGTACTTCGCGATTCCGTCCATGGGCGCCGTGCTCCACACCCTGAACCTGCGCCTTCCGGCCGAGCAGCTCGCGTGGATCGTCAACCACGCCGCCGACCGGGTGGTCATCGTCAACGGCTCGCTGATCCCCCTGATCGCCCCGCTGCTGCCGCACCTCAAGACCCTGGAGCACGTGGTCGTCTCCGGCCCCGGCGACCGCTCCGCCCTGGCCGCCGCCGACGTACGGGTGCACGAGTACGAGGACCTGCTCGCCGGCCGGCCCGTCGCCTACGACTGGCCGGAGCTGGACGAGCGGGCCGCCGCCGCCATGTGCTACACCTCCGGGACGACCGGCGACCCCAAGGGCGTGGTCTACAGCCACCGTTCGATCTACCTGCACTCGATGCAGGTGAACATGACCCAGTCGATGGGGCTGACCGACCAGGACACCTCCCTGGTCGTCGTCCCGCAGTTCCACGTCAACGCCTGGGGCCTGCCGCACGCCACCTTCATGTCCGGCGTCAACATGCTGATGCCGGACCGCTTCCTGCAGCCCGCCCCGCTCGCCGAGATGATCGAGAGCGAGAAGCCGACCCACGCCGCCGCCGTGCCCACCATCTGGCAGGGCCTGCTCGCGGAGCTCACCGCCCGCCCGCGCAACGTCTCCGCCCTCACCCAGGTGACCATCGGCGGCTCCGCCTGTCCGCCCTCCCTGATGGAGGCGTTCGACAAGCTGGGCATGCGGGTCTGCCACGCCTGGGGCATGACGGAGACCTCCCCGCTCGGCACCGTCGCCCGCCCGCCGGCCCACGCCGTCGGCACCGACGAGGAGTTCGCCTACCGGCTGACCCAGGGCCGCTTCCCGGCCGGCGTCGAGGCCCGCCTCACCGGCCCCGGCGGCGAACGCCTCCCCTGGGACGGCGAGTCCGCCGGCGAGCTGGAGGTCCGCGGCCCGTGGATCGCGGGCGCCTACTACAACGGCCCCGACGCCGAACCTCTGCGCCCGGCCGACAAGTTCAGCGAGGACGGCTGGCTCAAGACCGGTGACGTCGGCACCATCAGCGCGGACGGCTTCCTCACCCTGACCGACCGTGCCAAGGACGTCATCAAGTCGGGCGGCGAGTGGATCTCCTCGGTGGAGCTGGAGAACGCGCTGATGGCGCACCCGGACGTCGCCGAGGCCGCCGTGGTCGCCGTACCCGACGACAAGTGGGGCGAGCGCCCGCTGGCCACCGTCGTCCTCAAGGAGGGCGCCACCGCCGACTTCACCACCCTGCGCGCCTTCCTCCAGGAGGAGCGCCGGGTCGCCAAGTGGCAGCTCCCGGAGCGCTGGACGGTGATCGAGGCGGTGCCGAAGACCAGCGTGGGCAAGTTCGACAAGAAGGTGCTGCGCCGGCAGTACGCGGAGGGGACGCTGGACGTCACGCAGATCTGA
- a CDS encoding SigE family RNA polymerase sigma factor has translation MTTPVCTRASNAAAPATQTLPYASFSSYMRARQPVLLRTARSLTGNPSDAEDLLQTALAKTYVAWERIEDHRALDGYVRRALVNTRTSQWRKRKVDEFACDELPEPDPVPGGDDPAEQQALRDAMWRAIMRLPARQRAMVVLRYYEDLSEAQTAEVLGVSVGTVKSAVSRALGKLREDAELGLVRK, from the coding sequence ATGACCACACCCGTCTGCACCAGAGCTTCGAACGCCGCTGCTCCGGCGACGCAGACCCTCCCGTACGCGTCCTTCTCGTCGTATATGAGGGCCCGCCAGCCGGTGCTCCTGCGGACCGCCCGGTCGCTGACCGGAAACCCCAGCGACGCGGAGGACCTGCTGCAGACCGCGCTCGCCAAGACCTACGTCGCCTGGGAGCGGATAGAGGACCACCGGGCGCTCGACGGCTATGTGCGCCGCGCGCTGGTGAACACGCGCACCTCGCAGTGGCGCAAGCGCAAGGTCGACGAGTTCGCCTGCGACGAGCTGCCCGAGCCCGACCCGGTGCCCGGCGGCGACGACCCCGCCGAGCAGCAGGCGCTGCGCGACGCGATGTGGCGGGCGATCATGCGCCTGCCGGCACGGCAGCGGGCGATGGTCGTGCTCCGGTACTACGAGGATCTCAGCGAGGCGCAGACGGCCGAGGTGCTCGGCGTCTCGGTCGGGACGGTGAAGTCCGCCGTGTCGAGGGCGCTCGGCAAGCTGCGTGAGGACGCTGAGCTGGGGCTTGTTCGGAAGTGA